One part of the uncultured Celeribacter sp. genome encodes these proteins:
- a CDS encoding cytochrome C: MTKLFALTAAALMATSTLAYAEGDAHKGAKEFNKCKACHTIASADEIIVRGGKTGPNLYGVVGRPVASVEDFKYGDGILAVGETGMVWTPELIIEYAQDPTKFIDTHGGSGRSKMTFKIKDASNIVAYLASVAPAPEAMEDGAEEAEAPAE; the protein is encoded by the coding sequence ATGACAAAACTCTTTGCCCTCACAGCTGCCGCCCTGATGGCAACCTCCACCCTCGCCTATGCCGAAGGTGATGCACACAAGGGTGCGAAAGAATTCAACAAGTGCAAAGCCTGCCACACCATCGCCAGCGCGGATGAGATTATCGTGCGCGGTGGCAAGACCGGCCCGAACCTTTATGGGGTCGTTGGTCGCCCGGTGGCTTCGGTCGAAGATTTCAAATATGGCGACGGCATTCTCGCAGTCGGCGAAACCGGCATGGTCTGGACGCCCGAACTGATCATCGAATACGCGCAGGATCCGACGAAGTTCATCGATACGCACGGTGGCTCCGGTCGGTCCAAAATGACCTTCAAGATCAAAGACGCCTCCAACATCGTCGCCTACCTCGCCTCTGTCGCCCCGGCGCCCGAGGCCATGGAAGACGGTGCAGAAGAGGCAGAGGCCCCGGCTGAATAA
- a CDS encoding cytochrome c oxidase subunit 1, whose amino-acid sequence MADAAIHGHEHEDNRGFFTRWFLSTNHKDIGILYLFTAAVVGFISVCFTVYMRLELMEPGVQFMCLNDAGESAARLISGFGAESCTPNGHLWNVMITYHGVLMMFFVVIPALFGGFGNYFMPLQIGAPDMAFPRLNNLSYWLFVCGVALGIASLFAPGGNGQMGSGIGWVLYPPLSTLEGGYSTDLAIFAVHVSGASSILGAINMITTMLNMRAPGMTLFKVPLFAWSIFVTSWLILLSLPVLAGAITMLLTDRNFGTSFFEPGGGGDPILYQHILWFFGHPEVYIVILPGFGLVSHIIATFSKKPVFGYLPMVWALIAIGVLGFVVWAHHMYTVGLSLTQQSYFMMATMVIAVPTGVKIFSWIATMWGGSIEFKTPMLFAFGFLILFTIGGVTGIVLSQAGVDRAYHDTYYVVAHFHYTMSMGAAFTIFAGIYFYIGKMSGRQYPEWAGKLHFWMFFIGVNLTFFPQHFLGRQGMPRRYIDYPEAFAYWNKISSMGALLSFASFILFIGIVFYTLLAGRRVTENNYWNEYADTLEWTLPSPPPEHTFETLPKQEDWDKGHAH is encoded by the coding sequence ATGGCAGACGCAGCCATTCACGGCCACGAACACGAGGACAACCGCGGGTTCTTTACCCGGTGGTTCCTGTCCACCAATCACAAGGACATCGGGATACTTTATCTCTTCACGGCGGCAGTCGTGGGGTTCATTTCGGTGTGTTTCACGGTTTACATGCGCCTTGAGCTGATGGAACCGGGCGTTCAGTTCATGTGTCTGAACGACGCCGGGGAATCCGCCGCACGGCTGATTTCGGGCTTTGGCGCTGAAAGCTGTACCCCAAACGGGCACCTGTGGAACGTGATGATCACCTACCACGGCGTGCTGATGATGTTCTTCGTGGTCATTCCCGCGCTGTTTGGCGGCTTTGGCAACTATTTCATGCCGCTGCAGATCGGCGCCCCGGACATGGCCTTCCCGCGCCTTAACAACCTGTCCTACTGGCTCTTCGTCTGTGGTGTTGCGCTCGGGATCGCCTCGCTGTTTGCTCCGGGCGGCAACGGCCAAATGGGCTCGGGCATCGGCTGGGTACTCTATCCGCCGCTGTCGACGCTGGAAGGCGGCTATTCCACCGACCTTGCGATCTTTGCCGTACACGTGTCGGGTGCCTCTTCGATCCTCGGTGCGATCAACATGATCACCACGATGCTGAACATGCGCGCCCCGGGCATGACCCTGTTCAAAGTGCCGCTGTTTGCCTGGTCGATCTTCGTGACTTCCTGGCTGATCTTGCTGTCTCTGCCGGTTCTGGCGGGCGCGATCACCATGTTGCTCACCGACCGCAATTTCGGCACCTCCTTCTTTGAACCGGGCGGCGGTGGCGATCCGATCCTCTATCAGCACATCCTGTGGTTCTTCGGCCACCCGGAAGTCTACATCGTGATCCTGCCGGGCTTCGGTCTGGTATCCCACATCATCGCAACTTTCTCGAAAAAACCGGTCTTCGGCTACCTGCCGATGGTCTGGGCGCTGATTGCCATCGGGGTTCTGGGCTTTGTCGTCTGGGCGCACCACATGTACACCGTGGGCCTGTCGCTGACGCAGCAGTCCTACTTCATGATGGCGACCATGGTCATCGCGGTGCCAACCGGGGTGAAGATCTTCAGCTGGATTGCCACCATGTGGGGCGGTTCGATCGAATTCAAAACACCGATGCTCTTCGCCTTCGGCTTCCTGATCCTTTTCACCATCGGTGGTGTGACCGGGATCGTGCTGTCGCAAGCCGGTGTCGACCGCGCCTATCATGACACCTACTATGTCGTGGCCCACTTCCACTACACCATGTCCATGGGGGCGGCCTTTACCATCTTTGCCGGGATCTATTTCTACATCGGCAAGATGTCGGGACGCCAATACCCGGAATGGGCTGGCAAGCTGCATTTCTGGATGTTCTTCATCGGGGTCAACCTGACCTTCTTCCCGCAGCACTTCCTGGGCCGTCAGGGCATGCCGCGCCGCTACATCGACTATCCGGAGGCCTTTGCCTACTGGAACAAGATCTCCTCGATGGGCGCGCTGTTGTCCTTTGCTTCCTTCATCCTGTTCATTGGCATCGTCTTCTACACATTGCTCGCCGGTCGCCGCGTGACCGAGAACAACTACTGGAACGAATATGCCGACACGCTGGAATGGACCCTGCCCTCCCCGCCGCCGGAGCACACGTTTGAGACGCTCCCCAAGCAGGAAGACTGGGACAAAGGCCACGCACATTGA
- a CDS encoding glycosyltransferase family 2 protein encodes MFDQPATDSLPKNMMLPRRAPSDPGAVGGFPRRRLRVRPRHTPSRDALALDPWPAEARVNLSQNGALGRFLVQMGLVASDDLFGLLRAARISGLSLRSYLLRWDILAEADLYPALSRLYHTSLSGPADPPPDVRLIDLLGPGHCRRQGVLPLRDVGPCTLIATAAPETFAALLPTLQKVFGPVRMILLTESDINTHLSALRQLHLTDRAEERLPADRSCRRLAQPPHRGRRAARLGLIALLCLCVCAAPAAVWLALTLWTVLCLCVTTGYKLAAAVAQSGARYRLPAAPPTPRDKDLPVISLLVPLFDETDISQKLIARLTRLDYPHDRIDLCLVVEECDQRTQETLRDTLLPPWMRVITVPPGRVRTKPRAMNYALDFCHGSIIGIFDAEDAPERDQLRKVAAGFAHAPEDVACLQGVLDFYNPRRNWMSRCFTIEYASWWRIILPGYERMGLTVPLGGTTLFFRRDILETLGAWDAHNVTEDADLGVRLARHGYRTVFLPSTTFEEANCRPWPWIKQRSRWLKGYALTYLVHMRHPLQLLRDLGLRRFCGLQVLFLGALTQTLFAPLLWSFWAFPLGLPHPLRSVLPPSTLIAIIAVFLLSEAITVAIGLLATAEPERRWLWPWVPTLHLYYALASIALMRALWQAVAAPYVWEKTRHGVEGPTPEPAENVALNARWPRLFRTALRE; translated from the coding sequence ATGTTCGATCAACCAGCCACCGACAGCCTGCCGAAAAACATGATGCTGCCCCGCAGAGCACCGTCAGATCCCGGTGCGGTCGGTGGTTTTCCACGTCGTAGGCTGCGCGTCAGACCACGTCACACCCCTTCCCGCGATGCGCTGGCTCTTGATCCCTGGCCTGCAGAGGCCCGCGTCAACCTGTCCCAAAACGGGGCGCTCGGTCGATTTCTGGTGCAAATGGGACTGGTGGCCTCCGACGACCTGTTCGGACTGCTGCGTGCGGCGCGCATCAGCGGTCTGTCCCTACGAAGCTACCTGTTGCGCTGGGACATCTTGGCAGAGGCAGACCTCTACCCGGCACTTTCCCGGCTCTACCACACCAGCCTGTCCGGGCCTGCGGATCCCCCCCCCGATGTGCGGCTGATCGATCTGCTCGGCCCAGGTCATTGCCGCCGCCAGGGCGTCCTGCCACTGCGCGATGTCGGCCCCTGCACGCTGATCGCCACCGCCGCCCCGGAAACATTTGCTGCGCTTCTGCCAACGCTTCAAAAGGTTTTCGGCCCGGTGCGCATGATCTTGTTAACGGAAAGCGACATCAACACCCATCTGAGTGCGCTGCGCCAGTTGCATCTGACAGACCGCGCCGAGGAGCGCCTGCCCGCCGACAGAAGTTGCCGCCGCCTTGCTCAACCCCCGCACCGTGGCAGACGCGCCGCACGGCTTGGCCTCATCGCTCTGCTGTGTCTGTGCGTCTGCGCTGCCCCCGCCGCGGTCTGGCTGGCGCTCACGCTCTGGACCGTGCTGTGCCTCTGTGTGACCACGGGATACAAACTGGCTGCCGCAGTTGCCCAATCCGGCGCCCGGTATCGGCTGCCTGCCGCGCCACCGACGCCCCGTGACAAGGATCTGCCGGTGATTTCGCTGCTGGTACCGCTGTTCGATGAAACCGACATCAGCCAAAAACTGATCGCCCGGCTGACACGGCTGGACTATCCCCATGACCGGATCGATCTGTGTCTTGTGGTTGAAGAGTGCGACCAGCGCACACAGGAGACCCTGCGCGACACGCTCCTGCCGCCTTGGATGCGGGTAATCACCGTTCCCCCTGGACGTGTCAGAACCAAGCCCCGCGCCATGAACTATGCGCTGGATTTCTGTCACGGATCGATCATTGGCATTTTCGACGCCGAAGACGCTCCGGAGAGGGATCAATTGCGCAAGGTCGCGGCGGGCTTTGCCCATGCACCGGAAGACGTGGCCTGCCTGCAGGGCGTTCTGGATTTCTACAATCCCCGCCGCAACTGGATGTCGCGCTGTTTCACCATCGAGTATGCCAGCTGGTGGCGCATCATCTTGCCCGGATATGAACGCATGGGGCTGACCGTTCCGCTGGGCGGCACCACGCTGTTTTTCCGGCGTGACATTCTGGAGACCCTTGGGGCCTGGGACGCCCATAACGTCACCGAGGACGCGGATCTGGGTGTGCGACTTGCGCGTCATGGTTACCGGACGGTGTTTTTGCCCTCGACCACGTTCGAAGAGGCCAATTGCCGCCCCTGGCCATGGATCAAACAGCGCAGCCGCTGGCTGAAAGGCTATGCGCTGACCTATCTTGTCCATATGCGCCACCCGCTGCAGTTACTCCGGGATCTCGGATTGCGGCGGTTTTGCGGTCTGCAGGTGCTGTTTTTGGGGGCGCTCACTCAGACCCTGTTCGCACCGTTGCTCTGGTCTTTCTGGGCTTTTCCACTTGGCCTGCCCCACCCGCTGCGCAGCGTGCTGCCCCCGTCTACGCTGATTGCAATCATCGCGGTCTTCCTGCTGTCTGAAGCGATCACCGTCGCCATCGGCCTGCTGGCCACCGCTGAGCCAGAACGGCGCTGGCTTTGGCCCTGGGTGCCGACCTTGCATCTCTATTATGCGCTCGCCAGCATCGCGCTGATGCGCGCGCTCTGGCAGGCCGTGGCGGCCCCCTATGTCTGGGAAAAGACTCGCCATGGCGTCGAAGGCCCCACGCCTGAACCAGCGGAGAACGTCGCACTGAACGCGCGGTGGCCACGCCTCTTCCGGACTGCACTCCGGGAATGA
- a CDS encoding TauD/TfdA family dioxygenase, which produces MSIVLTEPLTSAAAWTGADFATDTSWVHPLSIDNIAAIDTALAGLEAKGLRFPNFTRADFPLGALEAELAICSEELENGRGFCVLRGLPVDRYSEAEIDTLYYGIGLHLGQPVGQNPRGDLIGKVMAVGDASKKDTRVYETNSYLPYHSDPSDVVGLLSVRKAKHGGLSSLISVAAIYNEILKTHPEFLGLYFRPWYFSHLCEDRPSLSPIFSVHEGKLSCRYLRQYLELGHEIMQAPLSKVEVEALDLFDAIIARGDLRLDMMLEPGDLQFANNYAVLHSRNAFEDHEEAGKMRKLLRLWLKMPNARTLAPEFPGRNGFPIPEGTY; this is translated from the coding sequence ATGAGCATCGTTTTGACCGAACCCCTCACCTCGGCCGCCGCCTGGACCGGAGCAGATTTCGCAACAGACACCAGCTGGGTTCATCCGCTGAGCATCGACAACATTGCCGCCATTGATACAGCACTGGCCGGACTTGAGGCGAAAGGACTGCGCTTTCCCAACTTTACCCGCGCCGATTTTCCGCTCGGCGCGCTTGAGGCCGAACTGGCGATCTGCTCAGAGGAACTGGAAAACGGACGGGGCTTTTGCGTGCTGCGGGGCCTGCCGGTCGACCGCTACAGCGAGGCTGAGATCGACACGCTGTATTATGGCATCGGTTTGCACCTCGGCCAGCCGGTCGGTCAAAATCCGCGCGGGGATCTGATCGGCAAGGTGATGGCCGTCGGCGATGCGTCCAAGAAAGACACCCGCGTCTATGAAACCAACAGCTATCTGCCCTATCATTCGGATCCCTCCGACGTGGTCGGCCTGCTGTCGGTGCGCAAGGCCAAACACGGCGGCCTCAGCAGCCTGATCAGCGTTGCCGCGATCTACAACGAAATCCTGAAGACCCACCCTGAATTTCTGGGGCTCTATTTCCGCCCGTGGTATTTCTCGCATCTCTGCGAAGACAGGCCGAGCCTGTCGCCGATCTTCAGTGTGCACGAAGGCAAGCTGAGCTGCCGCTACCTGCGGCAATATCTCGAACTGGGCCATGAAATCATGCAGGCCCCTCTGTCAAAAGTCGAAGTCGAAGCGCTGGATCTGTTCGACGCCATCATCGCCCGCGGCGATCTGCGTCTGGATATGATGCTGGAACCGGGAGATCTGCAATTTGCCAACAACTATGCGGTTCTGCATTCGCGCAATGCATTCGAGGATCATGAAGAGGCCGGGAAAATGCGCAAACTTCTTCGTCTTTGGCTGAAAATGCCCAACGCGCGCACCCTTGCGCCGGAATTCCCCGGTCGAAACGGCTTTCCGATCCCTGAAGGCACCTACTGA
- a CDS encoding GatB/YqeY domain-containing protein: protein MDMRNRINTALKTAMKEKDSARLATLRLINAAIKDREIAARGEGKEEGVSDAEILGILGKMVKQRQESAKAFEEGGRLELAEKERSEIGVIEGFLPRQLSPAEAEKAVETAISETGAESIRDMGKVMGVLKSKYTGQMDFGSVGPMVKAKLG from the coding sequence ATGGATATGCGAAACCGGATCAATACCGCTTTGAAGACGGCGATGAAGGAAAAGGACAGCGCTCGGCTGGCCACCCTGCGCCTGATCAATGCCGCCATCAAAGACCGCGAAATCGCGGCCCGTGGGGAAGGCAAGGAAGAGGGTGTGTCCGATGCGGAAATCCTTGGTATCCTTGGCAAAATGGTCAAGCAACGCCAGGAAAGCGCGAAGGCCTTCGAAGAGGGCGGACGTCTTGAATTGGCTGAAAAGGAACGCTCCGAGATCGGTGTGATCGAAGGCTTCCTGCCGCGCCAATTGTCTCCGGCAGAGGCCGAGAAGGCTGTCGAAACCGCCATTTCGGAAACCGGTGCTGAGAGCATTCGGGACATGGGCAAGGTGATGGGGGTGCTGAAATCCAAATACACCGGCCAGATGGATTTCGGTTCTGTCGGGCCGATGGTCAAAGCCAAATTAGGGTGA
- a CDS encoding DUF2244 domain-containing protein yields MPYRWSPDPTTTPNDIARTAPEDAPLWTLDLWPHRSLKGKGFSATIWIMFIGGLIPIVPFIGTIAFWVLLIFMMCALAALWTAIRSSDRDKLREELRIWPDRVTLTHWSAKGERLTWESNPYWLKLTLHPKSGRIEHYLTLKGAGPDVGSNGGREVELGAFLTPKERQRLYGELQQVLAPLKA; encoded by the coding sequence ATGCCCTACCGCTGGAGCCCTGATCCCACGACAACGCCTAACGACATCGCCAGAACGGCCCCCGAAGACGCGCCGCTTTGGACGCTCGACCTCTGGCCTCATCGCAGTCTCAAAGGCAAAGGTTTCTCGGCGACGATCTGGATCATGTTCATTGGCGGGCTGATCCCAATCGTGCCCTTCATCGGCACCATCGCCTTCTGGGTGTTGCTCATCTTCATGATGTGTGCGCTGGCCGCACTCTGGACTGCGATCCGATCGTCAGATCGCGACAAGCTGCGCGAGGAGCTGCGTATCTGGCCGGACCGCGTCACCCTCACGCACTGGTCCGCAAAGGGGGAACGACTGACGTGGGAAAGCAACCCCTATTGGCTGAAACTGACCCTGCATCCCAAATCCGGGCGCATTGAACACTATCTGACCCTGAAAGGCGCGGGCCCCGATGTCGGCTCCAATGGTGGGCGCGAAGTGGAACTGGGCGCCTTTCTGACCCCGAAGGAACGTCAGCGTCTGTATGGCGAACTGCAGCAGGTTCTGGCCCCGCTCAAAGCCTGA
- a CDS encoding TetR/AcrR family transcriptional regulator yields the protein MKQPENDIAPRATARKSGRRKAERLAKEDWFDAGLHILGQAGPGGLRVDQVCQAMKVTKGSFYWHFGDRRDFLDSLFDFWRRRETSGLISYVEQHYERPEDRIWHVVEFVTLGTYDVATEVAMRQWGQSDAAVRAGLAKVDEERLGFFARQFEACGFGADAAQMRAISVYSYTLSCGYMITGESRDALCARLRNALDMLLVPV from the coding sequence ATGAAGCAGCCAGAAAACGACATCGCCCCGCGCGCCACAGCGCGCAAAAGCGGTCGCCGAAAGGCAGAGCGTCTCGCCAAGGAGGACTGGTTCGATGCCGGGTTGCACATTTTGGGGCAGGCCGGGCCGGGCGGGCTGCGCGTTGATCAGGTCTGTCAGGCGATGAAGGTGACCAAAGGCAGCTTTTATTGGCACTTTGGCGACCGCCGCGACTTTTTGGACAGCCTGTTCGACTTTTGGCGTCGCCGCGAGACCAGCGGTCTCATTTCCTATGTCGAGCAGCACTATGAACGCCCGGAGGACCGCATCTGGCATGTGGTCGAATTCGTGACCCTTGGCACCTATGATGTCGCAACCGAAGTGGCGATGCGCCAATGGGGGCAAAGCGACGCAGCGGTGCGTGCAGGTCTGGCCAAGGTCGATGAAGAGCGGCTGGGCTTTTTCGCTCGTCAGTTCGAAGCCTGCGGTTTTGGGGCCGATGCGGCGCAGATGCGCGCCATCTCCGTCTATTCCTACACTCTAAGCTGCGGCTATATGATCACCGGAGAAAGCCGGGATGCCTTGTGCGCGCGGTTGCGCAACGCTCTGGACATGTTGCTTGTCCCGGTGTGA
- the carA gene encoding glutamine-hydrolyzing carbamoyl-phosphate synthase small subunit — MASGQMSGKPTACLALADGTIFYGKGFGAVGTTTAELCFNTAMTGYQEIMTDPSYAGQIVTFTFPHVGNVGVNTEDDETAEPVADGMIVKWDPTEASNWRAQEQLWTWLEKRGRIGMGGVDTRRLTRAIRQQGAPHVAIAHDPEGNFDIEALVKKAREFSGLVGLDLAKDVTCAQSYVWDEMRWAWPDGFPKREGKGHKVVAIDFGAKRNILRCLASAGCDVTVLPATATAEEVLAHNPEGVFLSNGPGDPAATGEYAVPMIKGVLEKDLPVFGICLGHQMLALALGAKTIKMNHGHHGANHPVKDLDTGKVEITSMNHGFTVDTQSLPAGVKETHVSLFDGSNCGIAVDGKPIFSVQYHPEASPGPMDSYYLFERFAEAMRQRAEA, encoded by the coding sequence ATGGCATCTGGTCAAATGTCCGGAAAACCAACAGCCTGCCTTGCTTTGGCCGATGGTACCATCTTCTACGGAAAGGGGTTCGGCGCGGTCGGAACCACCACCGCGGAACTGTGCTTCAACACCGCAATGACCGGCTATCAGGAGATCATGACGGATCCCTCCTACGCTGGCCAGATCGTCACCTTCACCTTCCCCCATGTCGGCAATGTTGGCGTGAACACCGAAGATGATGAAACTGCCGAGCCGGTTGCCGACGGGATGATCGTCAAATGGGATCCCACCGAAGCCTCCAATTGGCGCGCTCAGGAACAGCTTTGGACCTGGCTTGAAAAGCGCGGCCGCATTGGCATGGGCGGGGTTGACACCCGCCGCCTGACCCGCGCCATCCGCCAGCAAGGCGCCCCGCATGTCGCGATCGCCCACGATCCCGAGGGCAATTTCGACATTGAAGCTCTGGTCAAGAAAGCCCGCGAATTCTCCGGCCTGGTCGGGCTGGATCTGGCCAAGGATGTCACCTGCGCCCAATCCTATGTCTGGGACGAAATGCGGTGGGCCTGGCCTGACGGTTTCCCGAAACGCGAAGGCAAAGGACATAAGGTCGTCGCCATCGACTTCGGTGCGAAACGCAACATCCTGCGCTGCCTTGCCTCTGCGGGCTGCGATGTAACCGTGCTGCCGGCCACCGCCACCGCCGAAGAGGTGCTGGCCCATAACCCCGAGGGCGTCTTCCTCTCGAACGGCCCCGGCGATCCGGCCGCGACCGGTGAATATGCCGTGCCGATGATCAAGGGCGTTCTCGAAAAAGACCTGCCGGTCTTCGGAATCTGCCTTGGTCACCAGATGCTGGCACTGGCACTTGGCGCCAAGACCATCAAGATGAACCACGGCCACCATGGCGCCAACCACCCGGTCAAGGATCTGGACACGGGCAAGGTGGAAATCACCTCGATGAACCACGGCTTCACGGTCGACACGCAGTCGCTGCCCGCGGGCGTCAAGGAAACCCATGTGTCGCTCTTTGACGGGTCAAACTGCGGGATCGCGGTGGATGGCAAACCGATCTTTTCGGTCCAGTACCATCCCGAAGCCAGCCCGGGCCCGATGGACAGCTACTATCTGTTCGAACGGTTTGCAGAGGCCATGCGCCAGCGCGCCGAGGCCTGA